DNA sequence from the Vicia villosa cultivar HV-30 ecotype Madison, WI linkage group LG3, Vvil1.0, whole genome shotgun sequence genome:
TATTGTGGACTCATCGGCGGCGAATACCATCATCCATGGTTACTGCCTAAAAACGAAAGAAAAAAGTTAAAAGTCACATAGTATAATAGATGAGAAAATAAAATCATGTAACAGTCTAATTTGAAATACTCACCCTTGCCCAGACTCATTCCTGCTCCAAAGTCACCACAAGTTGAGTCAAATATTTCGGCGCCGCCCCGACCAAATCAACTTATTAATAGAGAAGTTACAACCAGAAATATGTTCCCATCCATTGATAAAAAGTAAGGTTAAGAATGAGCAGTTACCCGCCATGTAAGATTCCCTCATCATGTGCGTGGAATGGATTCAAATAATCTGTACAGAAAATTCATCAAATAActtgaaaattgaaaaggaattAATTCACCATACAATACCTGCAAATTCACCATTATCACCATATAATACCTGCAAGTTCATCAAATCACTTGAAAATGGAAAGGAATCGATtcaccattatcatcaccatATAATACCTGCAAACTCGGAGAAAGGAATTTCTATTAAACATTACCAATTACATACATACTCATACAAGCTCACGCGTTTtctatttcaattttaaaaaaaaaaagtcatttttGATCCCACAAAACAAACACCAATTAACTTATTCTCAACTACTCCCTCATCCTTTCACTCAAAACCGCAACACTCCCCTGCAATCAACCTTAGATTTGAGGCTAATCCATGACTTACGCGACTAAATTAAATTCTATGATCATATTTCCTCGAATATGGTTGATAATATCAACTTTTGAACGAAAGCAGCCTTCAACCCTTGTTCTCGATGATCATGCTCAACACCATCAGCCCAACACCTGCAGAGACAAAACCAGTAGCTTCCATTCAGCAATAGATTAGTTCCAATATCACACATCAATAATGTTTTCATCTCCAAATCTACAGTAAATCAATGACGAAAATTAGTACAATCAATCGTAACCTAAAACAACAAACCAGCAAACGAAAAAATAGATAATGAGGACGGTCCAATAGTCGCTAAAACCTTGTAGTCATCCATTTGCTCTATTTTCCTGTATGCCAAATATCAACAACCAACCAAATATTCATTACATCCAAAGATTCAAATATTCATTACAAATTACACAAAAGAAGCTTTGTTTCATAGAATAATCATAGGCCTAATCTTTACTACAAATCACAAATAAACTTTGGGTTCATaataaagagaaaaagaataagTTAACAACTGAGTTACATTTTTCACCGTAGTAAATCAACAATAACATCACAGTTACGGTTCAGTACCAGGGGATTACAATTCACACAAGATCAGAATGAAACATTAGTAAAGCCCAATACAGAATTTCCTCGGGCCTGCTAACAGTAACATAaaatcctaaatttgtcaatataaaaagaatgagaagaaagaaaaataacGCAGTTCATACCCAGCCGCAGAATACAAAACCAAAACCCtaaaattccatcatcatcatcctcatttatacaaattttccaaaaacaatgagaagaaagaaaaagaacgcAGTTCATATTCAGTAAATCTGATACAACAATAATGTTCATGAAATCctatttcatcatcatcttcctcattttttacacaaacccttcagaaaatattgagagaagaagaaagattatagaATTAAAATACGAAAAACAAAGAAAGATCTCACCGATTTGCTGTGACTTTCAGCGTCACCAACATCATCATAAATTTTCACGATCGTAACCCTCGTTAACAACCATTAACGGTTCAGAATCAACATCACGATATAATCAGCAAACATGTAGAAGGAGAAGAAATAAGAAGATTTAGGGTTagagatttgagaaaaatatgagAACTTGGAGAAAGAAAGATCGTCAtaaggaagagagagaaaaagagaaaaaaagaaagtgGATTAtatgaaagagaaagaaagataACAAAAGTGATAGAAATGGAACTTTGTAAGAGCAACCACGTGGCAAGCTGTGAGAAAAGAAGGGCAAAATTGGTTTTTCCAGAGCagttaactttcttatattgtagatatgagctgggttagaatccggcaggataggataagaaaatgatttactaatttaaccctataaaatataatttaaaataaaaaaattaaatatgataaaatataaataaaaattcatttgatattaaattaaaaatattaataattaatttaataaaataaaataattagaatattttaaaataaaataattattaaaattttaaaaaaatattttttatcaaattaaatatatgttcttgcaaggataattttatcatatatatatatatatatatatatatatatatatatatatatatatatatatatatatatatatatatatatatatatatatatataaacacacaTACACATACTTTTAATTTATatgtctaatatatatatatatatatatatatatatatatatatatatatatatatatatatatatataaacacgaaaattcatgattttttcaAGAAATATTGAAATTAATTACTCAATAAtgttaatgaatttttttaattataattttttttaccaatttataaattttaaaatattttacaaaataatttttaaaaaatttaattgtcttacaagagtgtgtgtatatatatatatatatatatatatatatatatatatatatatatatatatatatatataatttgaaattatttactcaatagtatcaatgagttttttttattattgaaaaatattattttttttatcaatttattaatttaaaaatatttagaaaaaaatatagttatatatatatatatatatatatatatatatatatatatatatatatatatatatatatatatatatatttatatactctCTGTTATCCTGTGTCAACCAAACACATGATAGGATAAGTCTTATCATgtctgtatcatatcctatccTTATCCTGTTTGATATCCTATCATGTCTCTATcatatcctgcgcaccaaacgagctttaaataatattatagataTTCTTGACGTCACTTACTTAAGCATTAAAGTGCTAATATTGTAGATATTCTTCTCTATTCATCAGAGATTTTCACCACTGTACCTTTTACAGTGGATTCATCAACTCATCACCAATTTTCTATTTGACATTAGAATAAACAACATGATACCACTGTGTATAatacattatattttattttaaatttggaaaaaaaattaataataaaaaagtgAATAGGTATTTTAATACTATGTGTTTAAAACTGTGTCCAAGTAACTTCACTCAAAAGAAAAATCACATAAAATATCGAGAAATTGTTCCATGCGCACTTGCAAAAATTATTGTTATAGGTCGAGAGTCCTAGAATTTTGTTATCATAAAAGATGTCAAATAATTTATTCTGTGAGTTTTGAAGTTCAATCCCACTCAATGATGATATTGAGGATATCGTCTGAGAGGGAGGGGCAGTGTGTTGTAGTGAAAGAAGGATCAGGACCAAGAGCTTACTGATAACATATGTGAAATATTGAACGTCTTATTCATTGATTTGATTCTTGAAATATTACAAAAATAATCCTctattatttctaaaaaaattagGAGTAATTATTTGTAATAATCACATATAATCGTGAGTAGTAATTTCTAATAATTATATTTACATATTCCAACCGTTCATAATCATTtttcttaattatatttttacttaCTCTAATACTTAGAAGATTTTTACTTAGAAATACAGAAGCTCTACAACATATTTCAAACAACCATAATATTTCACAATATATCATTGAAATTAGAAGATactaatttaggcaaacaaactTGCCAATTATTAGTTTGACAAAacacaataataataatcttaacaACAACGCACTCAATCTATTCACTTTGCAAAACATTTTAAATTATTGGTTGAAATTCACATGAATTTAATTCATGTTGGTCACATTTCTAAAGCAGATGTAGATGTGAATTTCAACCAATAATAATGTAAAGTGTTAGAGAATGCGATGTTCACAATTATTATACTAGAAGTAACTACTATAATACGCATACAGCCATACATATTTATTCATCAATGAcacatagttttttttaaatcctTAAGCACATTTAAATTTAGGAGGAAGAGTTTTTTGACAAGCACTAATGATCAAGTTGAGGTCGAGAGGTATGTTTAAGTTGATTCCAAGCACATTTGCCTTAAGTGCGAGACAAAGACAAACCGCAGCTTCCAAGTCAACCAACCCATCGATTAAAGCACAACATTTACTACCCGAAAGAGGACTTCCGATATTAATTAATCCTAAAACATTAGCACAGACCCCTAACTTTAAGGTGTCAATGGGGCATTTCCCTTTGGATGAAGGTGGAGTAGCAGAAGGCGGATGTGTTGGGCTTGGTGATGGTGGAGGAGTAGAAGGTGGATGTGTTGGGCTTGGTGATGGTGGAGGAGTAGAACAAGGTGTtgggtttggagaagatgaacaacCACTAGCATCAGAGAATGTTGagtaagaaagaagagaaagcatTAAAATTATGGAAGTGCATTTTTTGAAAGCCATGACTATTATTTCTTAAATGTTGCAATATGTGTCTTGATTGAGGTTGAATATGTGAACCCttatttataggaaaaaaatAGTGTGAGGTGTTAGTTGAAAGAATCACTGTATGTGTTAAAACACAAATAACATCATTCCACATACATTTACATAACTTCTATATAACACAAATAAAGCATCTTTTTATTGAACATTTTGTATAATTGTATGTGACTACAACATTTATAGAAAAATATAGAACAATTGTGATACtaagaatattaaaaaattcaataaaaactagtatattgaaaaagaaaaaaaatagtttaaaaaagaaTGGGACCAAATCAAAAATAAGTCTTCTAATATTCTAAAAATTGtaaaataattgaaagatattagATATGAAGTATCTAGATGAGCAAAAAAGTCCCACAATTATTTCagttctttcctttttctttttttttttagatatagGATTTACAAACTTTTCACCTTTGCCGAAATTAAAAAGACATTAACTAACAATAAAAGGTTATGACATTGAGAATGAGAAAATAGTGAGATATCAATTTATAAAAGATAAGTTTAATTTGCCATTCTTTAGTTTGCTTTCAAATTAGGGTTCCctgatttttaaatttaaatttttggtatttttttactaattttttaatGTTAGTCTCTTTATTTTTGAATTTGCAATTTTGAtctctttattttattagttttaaaaattgaacttaacattttaaaaaacattgaaaataatttttcctttataatttttATTGGAGAGAAAAAAAAGTCATTCATCAAGAATATTATTGGAGATATTTCTAAGGGGTGGTCACATCCTAACACCTAGGGGTGGTAAAATGGGCCGCCTGCCTCGCCCGTCGCCTGccccgccttaagcccgccaaaaaacgagcggggcggacatgcccgccaaatgaaatgggcataaaaatcatgtctGCCCCGTCAAGATGGTAGGTTGGCGGGCGGCCAGCAAGCCCggctatttttatttatatttttttatttttttaaatagattaataagttttttttaccttttaattaaatttttcagttattttcaaaaataattttttataaaaacaactttttaacaaattttacttaaaaaaatattacatatatttacaaataaatatataaaataaaccatcaagaattggaattactaTAGTTAATTAAAAAAGAGAgaattttggaggaggggcgggctttggcgggcggcggacaTTGGCGGGCGACGGGTTTTAgcgcggcgggctttggcgagcggcgggcctaaaatcccaacctaaCCCGCTATTTTGTGGCAGGTGCGCGGACCGACCCGACGtgccacgacccgttttgccacccttacTAACACCCCCTTGACCATGTATGTAAAATTATGGATTTAGTTTTTTCAGTTAAGCTAAAAGACGTCAATGAAGTTCTAATTGAGGAACATTAATTTCGTgatatgcaagaagagttaaatcaatttgagagataatatttaaaaatttgtttgcaaACCTTCACCTAAAATTGTGATTAGAGACAAATAGGTTTTTTTTGCAAGAAGGTTGACGAAAATGAAAATgttttaacaaataaagaaatgaTACGCTCCTCTAGAATAACCCAAATGGGTCATGAAATGATACAATCAACATGAAAGAATAGATTTCGATGAAACTCATGCTCATGTAGTTAATTAGAGGCCGTAAAAATGTAAAGAATATGTTTTTGAACGGTTACATCTAAAAGGGAATGTATGTTTATCAACCTCTAAATATTTTCTCATTTATCTTTCTGCATCTCGTCTTAATATCATACGTTTGTGTGCATATTTTCAAAGAAAAACCCAAAGAATCACTCCTCATTATGGTAAAACGTATTGTGAGGTATCTCGATAGCATCTTAGTTATGGGTTTCTAGTAACCCAAATGAAACTTAGACTACAATTTTGCTAGTTGTAAATTGGATTGAAAAAGTACCAGTGGTAATATTTATTTGAGAGTTTGTGTGTCtcctggcatagcaagaaacaagcaaGCGTTGTGTTATCCACAACTGAACTATAATACTCCACTACAGATAATAGTTGTGTGCAAGTTATCTGGATATATAAAACAATAATTAAGTGATTACATAGTTAATCACAAATTTGACCTTATAAAATGCGATAACACTAGCGCCATAAATCTCACAAAACCGGGTATTTCACTTTCACACAAAACACTTTAAAATTAGATACTATTTTATTAGAGATCATGTTCAAAAAGTGGATTAAGTAATTGAACTTTGTATCCTCATCTAATGAACTAgttgatatttttacaaaacctctttcaaaaaaaaaattctttttcataaaaaatgagTTCAAAATCTTAAATCAATCATGTATATACTAATCTGGTaagtgtttcttcttcttctttttctcaaagTGATACATGTGATATGTGTGATCTTTACCAGCTTTTTGATAATGCTAAACTTATACTCTCATAAGAAACATATTATTCTCTTTATCTGTGTAGGAGAATTTAACCACTCCGCCacaatgagtttttttttaatctaattcTTAGTATTTCAATGTCAATGACTTTTGAAGTTAAAGAATTATACCTTATGATAATAGATCAAACCAAATGTTACATTCAATATTTTATATGCACCATTTTCATTTAACTAACAATGCAATATTGAATAATTCAGCATTATAGTACAACTCTTCAATTCCTCCTACCGATAAATACCTACGACCTTTCCAGCTTATAATCTATGCTTGATAATCCCTTCCTCTATAATATGAAGCTTttactaatataaaaaaaaaaaaaaaaaaaaaaaaaaaataataataataataataataataataataataataataataataataataataataataataaataaaaaaaacagtcCAATGAATGAGCTATTGA
Encoded proteins:
- the LOC131655145 gene encoding pEARLI1-like lipid transfer protein 1 — encoded protein: MAFKKCTSIILMLSLLSYSTFSDASGCSSSPNPTPCSTPPPSPSPTHPPSTPPPSPSPTHPPSATPPSSKGKCPIDTLKLGVCANVLGLINIGSPLSGSKCCALIDGLVDLEAAVCLCLALKANVLGINLNIPLDLNLIISACQKTLPPKFKCA